The segment ATCCTccttttaagaaatttattgGAATTttcctcttgtttttttttcttaacaggTATTATTATTAGTGGAgtagaaaaacaagaaaaccaaGTGGGGGATTTTCCATGACCTTTCTTGTCTTTGGTACTTTGCTGTTGACCCctctttttcaaatttaaaccTGGTTTCTCTCTTATTCTCACAATTGAGGTTCTAACATTAAATAACTTATGCTAGTGTTTATACAAAAGAACACACATAAGATTAGTGTAATTTTCCATTTGTATCCCCAGCAAACATTGAACTATGGTTTGCAATggattttttcttgttttttttggttaaaaggTTTGCAAACTGAGTGTTGAAAAGAAGTCGATAAACtcgtaaaattttctttatgaaCTGAAAAGTAATGTAAAACACTCCTATACAATGCTTAATTCACAATTCTCAAATCTTTTAACATTTCACCACAAGAAAAAGAGAGTAGGAGTTCCATTTGATGCTTGTCCTAACCGGTCAAATCAAGAAGACCATGTTGAGACAGAGTTTGATCTGGACAGTGAAAAAGAAGAGTTCAAGAACTCAATGCAGTCTTCAATATCTTCTGCTCGATGAGACTCCGATTCAGCCAGAGACTTGGACCTTTTCATATAAATagacgatgaagaagaagaggaagtggAAGACAGCAACAACGATGACGTTTTCTCGGTCGTATTCCTCCTGAAGGACATAGAACGCAGCGTTTTGGCAACTCTAGCTCGGATACGTCGGATGAACTTTCTTCCAGCCGGCGAGGTCTTGAGACCGAAACTGAGAAATCCAATGAGAACCACCTTTCTCCGGTCGTGATGTTTTTGAAACATGGGTTCCTCTGTGGCTTCTTGGTCAGGACTAAAGCTTACTCTTTTGCATGCTACTCCTACTCCTGacatattttcttttgtctGAAACTATgttgatgagagagagagaccaaaaTAGTAAAGACAGAAAAAAACTTCTTATGGGGAGGACGAAAGCCTTCAGTCAAAAAACTTCTTATGGGaggtatttttttcttttggactAATGACAGAAAAACTTTGGGgcttaaaatgtaaaatagagaaaatagaggggtatatatgttatttatttatctaaaatctTTATTGAAAGAGTATATGACTTTTTATTTAATGGTCAACAAAAAATCAAGTTATGGAATGGAACATTACTATCTACAACACTAGTGAGAAGCTAAACAAGAGAGAATGTAAtcagaaatataattaaatgcaTAAACAACATTAGTCAGCAAGCACTACAAGATAGAGACAGAGGGAAAGTGGAATGCTTTCTCGAAACCTGAAGATTCCAtatagaaagaagaagaagagcttctCACTTTACCCATTTTAATCAGAGAAGAGACCAAATTTCCATTTACTTAAAGCTATGTCGATGTTCAAAGCCTTGTCCTTTTTGTTCGTTATGTTGTGCTTCAAGATTCATGGAACCATGGCTACAGATGGGAACTCCTCGTTTTGGTTTGATGGGTTTGCAAAGTCTCCGAGCTTTTACAAGAACGTTGCTTTGTTTGGAGATTCGAAGCTGGTCAGTGACATTTCTTCGATCCAACTAACTAACTCAGTGAGTGGAAGCGTGGGACGAGTCGTTTACAGGAAGCCCATCAAGCTTTTCCAAGGTAGAGAGAGGAACTTGTTATCTTTCTCGAGTCACTTCTCGTTCTCGATGCCTAATGAGGTTGGTGACGTCATGGCTTTTGTAATGGTTCCAACTAGTTTGGATCCTAGTCTCTTCGGCAAGAAAGGTAACAGTTCCTCTGCTTTAGAGTTTCTGTTTCAGTACGCAAAGAAAGAGACGGTTGTAGGTTTTGAGTTTGATATTTCCAACAGAGGAAACCTTGCAAGGATCTTGATAGGTAGACCTGAATCTTCCGAAACTAGAAACCTTTCCTTTGAGGGTGACTTGGTGATGACGGACAATGGAGGGACGTTGAGCTGTATGGTTGAGTATGAAGCACTTTCCAAGAGAATGATGGTTCGGTTCAGAAAGTCAGGTTCGATAAAGTTGTTGGATCCGTTCTTCTCTTTCTCGGTGGACTTGGGGGAGCTGTGGAGTAATGGTGAGTTCGTGGTGGGTTTAAGCTCTGCAAACGGGAACTCTTCAAAGGTACATTTCCTCCATTCATGGAGCTTTGAAATAAGGCATTCTCCTCCGGTGTGGACGAGTTCATTGCCGCTTGAACCGAATCAAGCTTTGGAGGCTGACGTTTCcacggaggaagaagaaggtgtTGAGAGAAGTGAGTGCATATGGCGGATGCTTGGTGTTTTGGTCTTGGGTGCAGTATGTGGAGCGTTAGGGGTGCTACTGGCTTTGTATCTGTGGATAATATGTGGTCTGAGGCGGTCAATGGCGGTGGTACCAGAGGAATGTCATGTGAAAAGGATGAGTGTTGCGGTGGATGCTGTTGAAGAAGGTAAGAAGTAGTGAAGgacttttggtttggttttagaaGCTTGTCTTGTGCTGTAGTGTAAGTGTAAGTGTATGGTCTTTCTTCCGTGTGGACTTGATCAGTAAAATCACTATGAAAAGAAGGCATAAGCTTACTGATCTTGCGAAAATCAACTGATTCATGTTGTTCTACATCCTTTATTATTTACACTGCCACAAACGTaacatgtcatatttttttggttaggAATCAAAACACATTCACCTAGTACAAGAATCAGGACCAACCTTTTCTTGTTCTCACTTGGTGTTCTTCATAGAAAATGTGAACTGAGTAAACAAGTCTTTTGTTCCTTCATACTTGTGACACAGATAAATGTCTAGAAAACACACAACATTCACAGTTGCCACTTGATTCTATGTTTGCTTATACTGATGTGATGTGAATTTAATCTCAACATGGGACACAAACAAGCGGAGAGAGCAGGCTATAGAGATCAATACAAGGTGTTCTGCGAAGATAGTTTCTCTAGACTTTAAATTGATCCTCCCTAATACTAAGAATCATCTGGAGAGCAACCGGCGTGGTAAGCTTCACAAACGCTGAGGTTGACTGCAAGAGGCAATTCTTGGTAAGCGCGGTGTAGAGGAGGTAGGATTAAAGCAGACTTTTTATCCATTGCTAATAGCTTTCCACATTTACTGTTGTATCATAAGAGATGTGAAAAGTTCAGTCCACGGAGTATTTACAACAACATTGTAGAATAATAACAGAGACTAGCTTGTTTTTACCTGCATGGTTTACTAAACAAGGATTCGAAACTGCATATCCATAGCTGCATTACAGGAAAAAAAAGGTGTAAATTAACTTCCATGGATCCGAAAGAAAGAAATGGTTCATGTTATCCAGAGACCGATAGTCTTTGTTTAAATGCATTACCAGGAGAGAGTACAGAGCTGTTCCGCTACCAAAGCCGAGGAAGTATTGCAAGGCCGTAGCCGCATGTTCCTGCAAGAAACTCTAATTAATGCAAGTTCcccaatcaatcaatcaaactCGTAACATCAATTCCAGTTACCGTGATGTGTTTGTAAACATGATGAACCGAGAAGCCTCTCGCATGTAAGTAGCTTCCTCCCTATAAGGATGATGTAAAAACATGAGTAAAATAAACAAACCACTTCATTTGAAAATAAAGTGTTATCTAATGCAAGGAGTTACCTCATCTAGAGAGAAGAATGCAACTGCATCTGGATCAACAGAACCAGCTGGATTCAACGAGACTACAGCTCTGAACACGGAAGGAAACGATAATTCAATCACAGCAACCTTGTCAACAACTTCTTCGGACTGTAACCCTGATCTCATCTTACTAGAACTCTGGAAAATAGGTTTCGATGCTTCTGATGGATCATCATCACTTCCCGACTCAGGTAAAGAACTAGCTCTTTTGAGCCAGCTCAACCGTCCATAAGTAGAAACCTTCACATTCGGAACCAGCTTCTCCAAACGCGACTGTATATCCGGCAATGTCTTGCACTCAACAAGCTCCTCACCTCCATGTTCTAATAGCGAATGGGATGCACGACGCTTTTTAGATCCTGGCTCCATCTTATGTCCATCGTCAATGTGTGGGAAGAATCGTCTTTTCTGATCCGTAAAGGCCTTGAGAGCTAACCTACAGTCGCCATTAAGAGTCATCCTATGTGTTAAAGATAATAACAAACCAgaaggaaaacaaaataatcattcaGTAAACAAAACCAGAATAATCCAGGGAGAAACTAACAGCAGATAAGAACTTCAATCTAGTTTGTAGACTCGACGAACCTATACTCTCTTAGTTATGCTCAGACAATATAGCAACAATGTCGTACCAAGCACCACATCCCATGAAACATAAAAGCACAATCCTTTAGGAGGAACAAACAGACAAAATGTATCTTCAAAACTCAGTTATTAGACTCAGACCTGGTTCTATCAACAGCAGAAGCACCAGCTTGGCCAGCAAGCTGTCTCTTCCAAGCATAAGCAACAACAGCACCATCAGGACAAACGAGAGGCATGTGAAGACCCCACGAGTTACTTCTTGACCTTAGAGACGCAGTGAGAACCCCAGACTCTTCCAACTTCTTCCCTGAGATCCTCCAATCAAATGGAaagaatcaatttttaaatccCTAATCTACAACATACTAATGGaaagaatcatttttttttttaccaattgAGCGGAGATCTTGAAGGTGTTGACGCATGGATGCGTCTTCTCTGAGGAAGAGCTGAAGAGGCACGTCGTTGTGGCGAGGATTCGAGGCGACGAACATGGCTTCGAGGATGCGGTCGGCGCCGAGGCGGATGTCGGCGATAACCCTAGCCGCTTGGTTGAGACGTTCCATGGCTTGAGCCACCTGCTTCGGCGGCGCGTCTGGTTCCGACTGGTTGTTCGCCGCTTGGGATTGTTGTAGCGACTGCATAAGCTTTGCGATTGAAACGATCGATCAAactaactttctctctctcgatTTCAAATCTGATTCACTGAACTGAGGCTCTGATCGCTTCCGACAGCAACTCAATTCGATTCAGTACGTTTCAAATCAGCAgcgtttatgattttttaataagGTGGAAACGCTAAACGCAATTCTTGGCTTTGGCGTCCCCAATAGCTCCTTAAGTGGACCTGCTTTCTTCTCGCCCAGGCCCAATTGTTTTCTTGTGTTGCAAAATGTGATTGATTACAAGTTTAATAAAATGCAAATATCCAGAAACCTATACTATATTTGTTAGAATTAACTTTGGAGTTTCTAAACTATTTCAAACAACATGATTGTATGACAAACGCAGATCTAAACAGATCTGAACACCTTCCGACTTTTGAACACCTTCCGACTTTTGAACAGTTTGCATTGCTCTAAACAGATCTCTAAGAGACTGTTATATATCTGATCATGGCTAGGCAAACACGACGACCCAAGTCCGTGGAGAAACTCGAACGACAGATGTAGCAAGGAGAAAGAATCGAACTTGGGCAAGGAGGGCTTCAAGAGAAGTCGAAAGTACATGCTTTCAGACATCAATCCGACAAAATACAAACCTTGTCAGAATTTGAACTGAAGTCTCAGCTACTCAAAATTATGAGAAAAAAATCCAAACGAAAAGAGTCGTAGTGACTAGTGAACAAAGAATgcgaagaaaaagaaataaactttTTTGGATCGAACCTAAAACCTACCGGTTTTCAAGTCTGGTTAGGATTAGGAGGCGCGGATATTAAGATTCTTGTCTAGTAgattgtttctcttcttttgtctGTTAATCTTCGATCCAAAGACATAAGTAGTGGTTTGATTGAGAATTTATGTgctaacaaaaaattaaaatatttatgtctaaactttcaaaaaatatttgtccggatgatcttctttttttttagctttTCCATTTGATTGGATAAAATTCTAAACATATTTGCGTAAGTTCGGTTTGGCATTTGTGGTTAATGGTTATTATCCTTTTGGTTCAGTTACCAAAGCTGAATAAGAGCACAAAAGAAAAGTTAGCCTTTTTAGATGAGGAAAAAAATTGACGCAATTCATCCTAATATTTATCATTAAcaaatacaaattaataaaactatgcattattctaaattttgcatttaagttttaattttagaaaacttatGAGAATAATGAGATAAAAATACATTGGAAATAAGGGCATCATAACAAGTGAAGAGCTCGATAGATCAAGTGTCAGCTAAGAGCGTCTGCAAAGTTCTTTACAATCACTAGTAAGCATGATACATGTTAGAGATATGATGACAATATACCAATGGCTAAGGCTTGGATGAAGTTGGAAGAGGATGTGCAAGCTCACGTTGAATACAATATAAAATGTGCATGTCTTTCCTAACATTTGAGAGTTGGTATTCAGTTTTCATGTTAGGCAAATTTGGATGGTATAGCAAATGgttaaaaactttcaaaattttatgtgtttcaggatgt is part of the Raphanus sativus cultivar WK10039 chromosome 5, ASM80110v3, whole genome shotgun sequence genome and harbors:
- the LOC108862839 gene encoding josephin-like protein, whose amino-acid sequence is MSGVGVACKRVSFSPDQEATEEPMFQKHHDRRKVVLIGFLSFGLKTSPAGRKFIRRIRARVAKTLRSMSFRRNTTEKTSSLLLSSTSSSSSSSIYMKRSKSLAESESHRAEDIEDCIEFLNSSFSLSRSNSVSTWSS
- the LOC108862838 gene encoding L-type lectin-domain containing receptor kinase VIII.1, producing MSMFKALSFLFVMLCFKIHGTMATDGNSSFWFDGFAKSPSFYKNVALFGDSKLVSDISSIQLTNSVSGSVGRVVYRKPIKLFQGRERNLLSFSSHFSFSMPNEVGDVMAFVMVPTSLDPSLFGKKGNSSSALEFLFQYAKKETVVGFEFDISNRGNLARILIGRPESSETRNLSFEGDLVMTDNGGTLSCMVEYEALSKRMMVRFRKSGSIKLLDPFFSFSVDLGELWSNGEFVVGLSSANGNSSKVHFLHSWSFEIRHSPPVWTSSLPLEPNQALEADVSTEEEEGVERSECIWRMLGVLVLGAVCGALGVLLALYLWIICGLRRSMAVVPEECHVKRMSVAVDAVEEGKK
- the LOC108862837 gene encoding mediator of RNA polymerase II transcription subunit 27, which codes for MQSLQQSQAANNQSEPDAPPKQVAQAMERLNQAARVIADIRLGADRILEAMFVASNPRHNDVPLQLFLREDASMRQHLQDLRSIGKKLEESGVLTASLRSRSNSWGLHMPLVCPDGAVVAYAWKRQLAGQAGASAVDRTRLALKAFTDQKRRFFPHIDDGHKMEPGSKKRRASHSLLEHGGEELVECKTLPDIQSRLEKLVPNVKVSTYGRLSWLKRASSLPESGSDDDPSEASKPIFQSSSKMRSGLQSEEVVDKVAVIELSFPSVFRAVVSLNPAGSVDPDAVAFFSLDEGGSYLHARGFSVHHVYKHITEHAATALQYFLGFGSGTALYSLLLWICSFESLFSKPCSKCGKLLAMDKKSALILPPLHRAYQELPLAVNLSVCEAYHAGCSPDDS